In a genomic window of Meleagris gallopavo isolate NT-WF06-2002-E0010 breed Aviagen turkey brand Nicholas breeding stock chromosome 1, Turkey_5.1, whole genome shotgun sequence:
- the TMPRSS3 gene encoding transmembrane protease serine 3 has product MTSQEEAQGGNPTTGSLEIISITEDGPPVPEIQFSFKRFFSIQVRVDPSADGSGDIEPPSMCQVLTSPKYLPYVCALFFVVILAAATGLGVQYNCIGKFRCRSSFKCIQKSARCNGVFNCKEGEDEYGCVRLSGKRAVLQVFTSGSWRTVCSDDWKAEYGNTTCKHLGFSSYVSSGYLPVAAVEKQFQRHFVSLSHWLPMDQVTSLHNATNLREECNSGSVIALKCLACGMRASYRPRIVGGNASLPQQWPWQVSLQFHGHHLCGGSVITPRWIITAAHCVYDLYLPSSWSVQVGFVTQQDTQVHTYSVEKIIYHRNYKPKTMGNDIALMKLAAPLAFNGHIEPICLPNFGEQFPEGKMCWVSGWGATVEGGDTSETMNYAGVPLISNRICNHRDVYGGIITSSMLCAGFLKGGVDTCQGDSGGPLACEDMSIWKLVGTTSFGVGCAEANKPGVYSRTTSFLGWIHEQMEYLRHCVSPTSNHRFQKWLAFCICKISEDISDECHIW; this is encoded by the exons ATGACTTCTCAGGAAGAG GCTCAAGGGGGAAATCCCACTACTGGAAGTCTTGAAATCATCTCTATTACAGAAGATGGACCACCAGTACCAGAAATTCAGTTCTCcttcaaaagatttttcagcATACAAGTGAGAGTTGATCCCAGTGCAGATGGATCTG GGGATATTGAACCACCTTCAATGTGCCAAGTATTAACCTCCCCCAAATACCTTCCATATGTCTGTGCTTTATTCTTTGTAGTAATCCTAGCAGCTGCCACTGGCCTGGGTG TCCAATACAACTGCATTGGGAAGTTTCGCTGCCGATCATCCTTCAAGTGTATCCAGAAATCAGCCAGGTGCAATGGTGTCTTCAACTGTAAAGAAGGGGAAGATGAGTATGGATGTG TCAGGCTGAGTGGcaagagagctgtgctgcaggtgttCACCTCTGGATCTTGGCGAACAGTCTGTTCTGATGACTGGAAGGCAGAGTATGGAAATACTACCTGTAAACACCTGGGTTTCTCAAG TTATGTGAGTTCAGGTTACCTGCCTGTGGCTgctgttgaaaaacagtttcaaaGACATTTTGTATCCCTCAGCCATTGGTTACCCATGGATCAAGTGACATCCCTGCACAATGCAACAAACTTGAG GGAAGAATGCAATTCTGGCAGTGTAATCGCCTTAAAGTGTTTGG CATGCGGGATGCGAGCCAGCTACAGGCCGCGGATTGTGGGAGGCAATGCATCCTTGCCCCAGCAATGGCCTTGGCAGGTCAGCCTGCAGTTCCATGGGCACCACCTCTGTGGAGGGTCTGTCATCACCCCACGCTGGATCATCACAGCTGCACACTGTGTCTACGA CTTGTACTTACCAAGCTCCTGGAGTGTGCAAGTTGGCTTTGTGACTCAGCAAGATACCCAGGTTCACACATATTCAGTGGAAAAGATTATATACCATCGAAATTATAAACCCAAGACGATGGGAAATGATATAGCACTGATGAAACTGGCAGCACCACTTGCTTTCAATG gTCACATAGAGCCAATTTGTCTGCCTAATTTTGGTGAACAGTTcccagaaggaaaaatgtgttgGGTATCAGGATGGGGAGCAACTGTTGAAGGAG GTGATACATCCGAAACCATGAATTACGCAGGTGTTCCCTTGATTTCTAATAGAATTTGCAATCACAGGGATGTCTATGGTGGGATCATAACCTCTTCAATGCTTTGTGCCGGTTTCCTAAAGGGAGGGGTGGACACCTGCCAG GGAGACAGTGGGGGCCCTTTAGCATGTGAAGATATGAGTATCTGGAAGTTGGTGGGAACCACCAGCTTTGGAGTGGGCTGTGCAGAAGCGAACAAGCCTGGTGTCTACAGCCGAACTACCTCCTTCCTGGGCTGGATACACGAGCAGATGGAG TATCTTCGTCATTGTGTTTCCCCTACATCTAACCATAGGTTCCAGAAATGGCTGGCATTTTGCATATGCAAGATAAGTGAAGACATTTCAGATGAATGTCATATATGGTGA